From a single Mobula birostris isolate sMobBir1 chromosome 13, sMobBir1.hap1, whole genome shotgun sequence genomic region:
- the LOC140207932 gene encoding uncharacterized protein, with the protein MLVCPFKEELTIRIRISVIMLSLFLLVAALVIEEGLGDSRCLDSDVLCTTADYQIRRYKESVWVGTHVDASISRVVDTFMHILIDYTVRGNSAGYLMHGNGLFLLSLTRDGNITMYLMLPEEHWENPPTPTNPQAFITRLPTMDVFVKKIRRDFLNRANYFNRTLTEQKANFNNSFFFVAFCNSIDNRSVFLPIFRYNVYPLDIMFPAAIFLQPRFSDACNIILDNL; encoded by the exons ATGCTGGTCTGTCCTTTTAAGGAGGAATTAacaatcagaatccgaatcag TGTGATCATGCTgtctctatttctgctggttgccGCACTTGTCATCGAGGAGGGGTTGGGTGACAG TCGTTGTCTGGATTCGGATGTCCTGTGCACCACTGCGGATTATCAG ATCCGGCGTTACAAGGAATCGGTCTGGGTTGGAACACACGTGGATGCTAGCATCAGTCGCGTAGTTGACACTTTCATGCACATCCTAATCGACTATACAGTGCGGGGCAATTCCGCAG GATATCTGATGCATGGCAATGGACTATTTCTCCTTTCACTCACCAGAGATGGAAATATTACAATGTACTTGATGCTTCCCGAAGAACATTGGGAAAATCCTCCAACACCAACGAACCCACAA gcatttataactCGTTTACCGACAATGGACGTTTTTGTCAAGAAGATTCGTCGGGATTTCCTGAATCGGGCAAATTACTTCAATCGTACGCTCACTGAGCAGAAAGCCAATTTCAACAACTCCTTCTTCTTCGTAGCTTTCTGCAACAG CATTGACAACCGCTCtgtcttcctgcctatctttcgatataatgtgtatcctttggACATTATGTTCCCAGCTGCAATCTTTCTCCAGccgcgattcagtgatgcctgcaacatcatactCGACAATCTGTAA